One segment of Bradyrhizobium sp. CB2312 DNA contains the following:
- a CDS encoding FAD-dependent oxidoreductase, translated as MTGNERNASETYECDVLVAGSGCSGMSAAITARYRGLDVLIVEKEPRFGGTTARSGGWLWIPSTSLAKAYGITETPEQARTYLRHEAGNNYDAARVDAFLSAGPEAVDFFTTKTALRFDMPLVFPDYHAEAPGGAQGGRSMVTRPFDGRELGDSIKALGMPLPELTVFGMMLGSGKEIIHFMRVTKSLTSAVYVAKRLSRHLMDVMRYGRGMTLTNGNALAGRLAKSAQDLKIPMWRSSPVRELTVENGAVTGATVSREGRDVRVRARQGVVLACGGFPHDVERRKKMFPHAPTGVEHFSPGPTGNTGDGLRLAESAGGHVEDRLPNAAAWVPVSLTTRKDGSKGVMPHFIDRAKPGVIAVMRDGKRFANEGNSYHDFVQAMIKAAKPGEEIAAYLVCDHPTLRKYGLGCVPPFPMPLGHHLDTGYLMRGDTLEALAAKAGIDAKAFTETVRQFNATAPLGHDAAFGKGSKAYNRYQGDALHGPNPCVAPIENGPFYAIRMVIGDLGTYAGIVTDENARALDAEGRVIPGLYAAGNDMASIMGGNYPGAGITLGPALTFGYIAGRHLADSATKRDAA; from the coding sequence ATGACCGGCAACGAGCGCAACGCAAGCGAAACATACGAGTGCGATGTGCTCGTGGCCGGATCGGGGTGCTCCGGCATGTCGGCCGCGATCACCGCGCGCTATCGCGGCCTCGACGTGCTGATCGTCGAGAAGGAGCCGCGCTTCGGCGGCACCACCGCCCGCTCCGGCGGCTGGCTGTGGATTCCCAGCACGTCGCTGGCGAAGGCCTATGGCATCACGGAGACGCCGGAGCAGGCGCGCACTTATCTGCGGCACGAGGCCGGCAACAATTACGACGCCGCGCGCGTCGACGCTTTCCTGAGCGCCGGCCCTGAAGCCGTCGATTTCTTCACCACCAAGACTGCGCTGCGCTTCGACATGCCGCTGGTCTTCCCGGACTATCACGCCGAAGCGCCTGGCGGAGCGCAGGGCGGCCGCTCCATGGTGACGCGACCGTTCGACGGCCGCGAGCTCGGTGACTCCATCAAGGCCCTCGGCATGCCCCTGCCCGAGCTCACCGTGTTCGGCATGATGCTCGGAAGCGGCAAGGAGATCATCCACTTCATGCGGGTGACGAAGTCGCTGACCTCGGCGGTTTATGTCGCAAAACGCCTGTCGCGCCACCTGATGGACGTGATGCGCTACGGCCGCGGCATGACGCTGACCAACGGCAATGCGCTCGCCGGGCGTCTCGCGAAGTCGGCGCAGGATCTGAAGATTCCGATGTGGCGGTCCTCGCCGGTGCGCGAGCTGACGGTCGAGAACGGCGCGGTCACCGGCGCGACAGTGTCGCGTGAGGGCCGCGACGTGCGCGTCCGCGCGCGGCAGGGCGTCGTGCTCGCCTGCGGCGGCTTCCCACACGACGTCGAACGACGCAAGAAGATGTTCCCGCATGCGCCGACCGGCGTTGAGCATTTTTCGCCGGGACCGACCGGCAATACCGGCGATGGCCTGCGCCTTGCTGAAAGCGCCGGCGGGCATGTCGAGGACCGGCTGCCGAATGCGGCGGCGTGGGTGCCGGTGTCGCTGACCACGCGCAAGGACGGATCGAAGGGCGTGATGCCGCATTTCATCGACCGCGCCAAACCCGGCGTGATCGCGGTGATGCGCGACGGCAAGCGCTTTGCCAATGAGGGCAATTCCTATCACGACTTCGTCCAGGCCATGATCAAGGCCGCAAAGCCTGGCGAGGAGATCGCGGCCTATCTCGTCTGCGATCACCCGACACTTCGAAAGTACGGCCTCGGCTGCGTACCGCCGTTCCCGATGCCGCTGGGTCATCACCTCGATACCGGCTATCTCATGCGCGGCGACACGCTGGAGGCGCTCGCGGCGAAGGCCGGCATCGACGCCAAGGCTTTCACCGAGACCGTCAGGCAGTTCAATGCGACCGCCCCGCTGGGGCACGATGCCGCCTTCGGCAAGGGCTCAAAAGCCTATAACCGTTACCAGGGCGATGCGCTGCACGGCCCAAACCCGTGCGTTGCCCCGATCGAGAACGGCCCGTTCTACGCCATCAGGATGGTGATCGGCGATCTCGGCACCTATGCCGGCATCGTCACCGACGAGAATGCGCGGGCGCTCGACGCCGAGGGCCGGGTGATTCCCGGGCTCTATGCCGCCGGCAACGACATGGCGAGCATCATGGGCGGCAATTATCCCGGCGCGGGCATCACGCTTGGGCCGGCGCTGACCTTCGGCTACATTGCCGGCCGTCATCTCGCCGACAGCGCCACCAAGCGCGACGCGGCGTAG
- a CDS encoding ABC transporter substrate-binding protein gives MRGLLACAMLAAMTSAAMTNVANAQVSDDAVRIGVLTDLSSWGRDNSGPGSVEAAKMAVEEFGPTVLGKPIEIISADHQMKTDVGVQIVRGWFDNGKVDAVVDIPNSGIAIAVHNMVRERNKIALLSGPGASSLTDELCSPNTVHFTYDTYALSKVTASAVIKEGGKSWYFITADYAFGQQLEKDATRFINEMGGKVLGGVKHPTNTADFSSFALQAQSSKSDVVAFANAGQDTDNAIKQSGEFGLVQGGQKLVGLLMFDTDVHAIGLKAAQGTYMTTASYWNMDEATRAWSKKFYERTKVMPTMIQTGVYGSVLHYLKAIKAAGTDDPAKVMAKMRELPIEDTFVHGGKLREDGRVIRDMYLAKVKTPEQSKEPWDYLEIVKTVKGEDAFRPVSESKCPLLKK, from the coding sequence ATGAGAGGGCTTTTGGCCTGCGCCATGCTCGCGGCCATGACATCGGCCGCCATGACCAATGTTGCGAACGCGCAAGTCTCCGACGACGCGGTCCGGATCGGCGTGCTGACGGATCTGTCGAGCTGGGGCCGCGACAACTCAGGGCCAGGCTCGGTCGAGGCCGCAAAAATGGCGGTGGAGGAATTCGGCCCGACCGTGCTCGGCAAGCCGATCGAGATCATCAGCGCCGACCACCAGATGAAGACCGACGTCGGCGTGCAGATCGTGCGCGGCTGGTTCGACAACGGCAAGGTCGACGCGGTCGTCGACATCCCCAATTCCGGCATCGCGATCGCCGTGCACAACATGGTGCGCGAACGCAACAAGATCGCCCTGCTCTCCGGCCCCGGCGCGAGCTCGCTGACCGACGAGCTGTGCAGCCCGAACACCGTGCACTTCACCTACGACACCTACGCACTGTCGAAGGTGACGGCCTCCGCCGTGATCAAGGAAGGCGGAAAATCCTGGTACTTCATCACCGCCGACTATGCCTTCGGCCAGCAGCTTGAGAAGGACGCCACGCGCTTCATCAATGAGATGGGCGGCAAGGTGCTCGGCGGCGTCAAGCATCCGACCAACACCGCGGACTTCTCCTCGTTTGCGCTGCAGGCGCAAAGCTCGAAGTCCGACGTCGTCGCTTTCGCCAATGCCGGCCAGGACACCGATAACGCGATCAAGCAGTCCGGCGAGTTCGGCCTGGTGCAGGGCGGCCAGAAGCTCGTGGGCTTGCTCATGTTCGACACCGACGTACATGCGATCGGGTTGAAGGCCGCGCAGGGCACCTACATGACCACGGCCTCCTACTGGAACATGGACGAGGCGACCCGCGCCTGGTCCAAGAAATTCTATGAGCGCACCAAGGTGATGCCGACCATGATCCAGACCGGCGTCTATGGCTCGGTGCTGCATTATCTCAAGGCCATCAAGGCCGCCGGTACCGACGATCCGGCCAAGGTGATGGCCAAGATGCGCGAGCTGCCGATCGAGGATACGTTCGTGCACGGCGGCAAGCTGCGCGAGGACGGGCGCGTCATCCGCGACATGTATCTCGCCAAGGTGAAGACGCCCGAGCAGTCCAAGGAGCCCTGGGACTATCTGGAGATCGTCAAGACCGTGAAGGGCGAGGACGCCTTCCGCCCGGTCTCCGAATCCAAATGTCCGCTCCTGAAGAAGTGA
- a CDS encoding MFS transporter: MTAATGVSTSVEKSTTAHVVWASALGTAIEWYDFLIYGTAAALVLNKLFFPSFDPFVGTLAAFSTYAVGFVARPIGGAIIGHYGDRLGRKKMLVATMIAMGLGTFLIGCLPTYSQIGVWAPILLIILRFIQGIGLGGEWSGAVVMVIEHAGNRRGFYGSLVQIGFPVGVAASTGIFGLMTQLPEADFLSWGWRVPFWISILLVGVGFIVRLKLAETPHFKEVVERKEVLAQPVWEVLRRDWRSFLLAIGITVSEVGLAYLLTVFTVVYATTKLGLPRHVILNAVVYAAIVEFATLPLAGWLSDIFGRKALYLAGGVFSVALAFPLFWFLDTKEPALITLALVVTMTLTHALLFGPKAAFMPELFRTQVRYSGASLGANVAAALSGGFSPLIATALLAWAGSYWAVSVYIIALSIITIIATLMAPETARDSLKS, encoded by the coding sequence ATGACGGCAGCAACGGGGGTCTCCACATCAGTGGAGAAATCGACGACGGCGCATGTGGTGTGGGCGAGCGCGCTCGGCACCGCGATCGAGTGGTACGACTTCCTGATCTACGGCACGGCGGCCGCGCTGGTGCTCAACAAGCTGTTCTTCCCGAGCTTCGATCCCTTTGTCGGCACGCTCGCGGCGTTCTCGACCTATGCGGTCGGCTTCGTGGCGCGGCCGATCGGCGGCGCGATCATCGGGCATTACGGCGACCGGCTCGGGCGCAAGAAGATGCTGGTCGCGACCATGATCGCCATGGGGCTCGGCACCTTCCTGATCGGCTGCCTGCCGACCTACAGCCAGATCGGCGTGTGGGCGCCGATCCTGCTCATTATCCTGCGCTTCATCCAGGGCATTGGACTGGGCGGGGAATGGAGCGGCGCAGTGGTGATGGTGATCGAGCACGCCGGCAATCGCCGCGGCTTCTATGGCAGCCTCGTGCAGATCGGCTTTCCCGTCGGTGTCGCCGCCTCAACTGGCATCTTCGGCCTGATGACGCAGCTGCCCGAGGCGGATTTCCTGAGCTGGGGCTGGCGAGTGCCGTTCTGGATCAGCATCTTGCTGGTCGGCGTCGGCTTCATCGTGCGGCTCAAGCTTGCGGAGACGCCGCACTTCAAGGAGGTCGTGGAGCGCAAGGAAGTGCTGGCGCAGCCGGTGTGGGAAGTGCTTCGCCGCGACTGGCGCAGCTTTCTGCTGGCAATCGGCATCACGGTGTCGGAGGTGGGCCTTGCCTATCTCCTCACCGTCTTCACAGTCGTTTATGCCACCACGAAGCTCGGCCTGCCGCGGCATGTGATTCTGAACGCGGTGGTCTATGCCGCGATCGTCGAGTTCGCGACGCTGCCGCTGGCCGGCTGGCTCTCCGACATTTTCGGCCGCAAGGCGCTGTATCTCGCCGGTGGCGTGTTCTCGGTGGCGCTGGCGTTTCCGCTGTTCTGGTTCCTCGACACCAAGGAGCCGGCGCTGATCACGCTCGCGCTTGTCGTGACGATGACGCTGACGCATGCGCTGCTGTTCGGGCCGAAGGCCGCCTTCATGCCGGAGCTGTTCCGCACCCAGGTCCGCTACAGCGGCGCATCGCTGGGGGCCAATGTCGCAGCCGCGTTGAGCGGCGGTTTCTCGCCGCTGATCGCGACGGCGCTGCTGGCATGGGCCGGCTCCTACTGGGCGGTGTCGGTGTACATCATCGCGCTGTCGATCATCACGATCATCGCCACCTTGATGGCGCCGGAGACGGCGCGCGATAGCTTGAAATCCTGA
- a CDS encoding fumarylacetoacetate hydrolase family protein: MKKPSSPTRRDLLASAAVVTAATIADSSPAAAQAGPKPMFAVPMVTIPIVGETQVFQVRRIYCIGRNYAAHAIERGSDPNREPPFFFQKPTDAIQNVAIGEVADHPYPSLTKNYHHEVELVAALKSGGTNIPAEKALDHVYGYALGLDMTRRDLQNGMAAEKKPWEVGKSFDHAAVIGPIHPASKTGHFEKGAISLAINGAVKQSSDLSKMIWSVAEQIAKLSEAFELKAGDIIYSGTPENVGPVVKGDVLLCKLEGLPDMSIKIV; the protein is encoded by the coding sequence ATGAAAAAACCCTCCTCGCCCACGCGACGCGATCTGCTCGCAAGCGCCGCCGTGGTGACCGCAGCCACCATCGCCGATAGCTCTCCTGCGGCAGCGCAGGCCGGGCCCAAGCCGATGTTCGCGGTGCCGATGGTGACGATCCCGATCGTTGGCGAGACCCAGGTGTTCCAGGTCCGCCGCATCTACTGTATCGGCCGCAACTATGCCGCGCACGCGATTGAGCGCGGCTCGGATCCGAACCGCGAGCCGCCGTTCTTCTTCCAGAAGCCGACGGATGCGATCCAGAACGTCGCGATCGGCGAGGTCGCCGATCATCCCTATCCGTCGCTGACCAAGAATTATCATCACGAGGTCGAGCTGGTCGCGGCGCTGAAATCCGGCGGCACCAACATCCCCGCCGAAAAGGCGCTCGACCATGTCTATGGTTACGCGCTCGGCCTCGACATGACCCGGCGCGATCTCCAGAACGGCATGGCCGCCGAGAAGAAGCCGTGGGAGGTCGGCAAAAGCTTCGACCACGCCGCGGTGATCGGCCCGATCCACCCCGCCAGCAAGACCGGTCATTTCGAGAAGGGCGCGATCTCGCTCGCGATCAACGGCGCGGTGAAGCAGAGCTCGGATCTCAGCAAGATGATCTGGAGCGTCGCCGAGCAGATCGCAAAACTGTCGGAAGCCTTCGAGCTCAAGGCCGGCGACATCATCTATTCCGGCACGCCCGAGAATGTCGGCCCGGTGGTGAAGGGCGACGTGCTCTTGTGCAAGCTCGAGGGCCTGCCGGACATGTCGATCAAGATCGTCTAG
- a CDS encoding helix-turn-helix domain-containing protein, producing the protein MIVRQAANVLEIMEFFAQTRKPATLAEIADHFGWPRSSTFNLLATLSEKGYLYEPRPRAGFYPTPRWLAMARMISEVEPLPPWTHQLIADLSAETGETASIVAPAGVMAVFIDVVESQAAIRYFATIGHRVPIHATASGRALLLQYSQEERDSVYRKIEFKQYGPSTPISIEAVETELRNSISRGYCQSFADYSRDLAGAAIPLPIGDRRLSVVVAGPEFRIGPKVPEVASLIARTVDRLRPKTTAA; encoded by the coding sequence ATGATCGTTCGCCAAGCCGCCAACGTCCTGGAGATCATGGAATTCTTCGCGCAAACGAGGAAGCCGGCGACGCTTGCCGAGATTGCCGATCATTTCGGCTGGCCGCGCTCGTCGACCTTCAACCTGCTCGCGACGCTGTCGGAGAAGGGCTATCTCTATGAGCCGCGGCCGCGCGCCGGCTTCTATCCGACGCCGCGGTGGCTCGCGATGGCGCGGATGATCTCCGAGGTCGAACCGCTGCCGCCGTGGACGCATCAGCTGATCGCCGATCTCTCGGCCGAGACCGGCGAAACCGCCTCGATCGTGGCGCCGGCCGGCGTGATGGCGGTGTTCATCGACGTCGTCGAATCCCAAGCCGCGATCCGCTATTTCGCCACCATCGGCCACCGCGTGCCGATCCACGCCACCGCGAGCGGCCGCGCGCTGCTGCTGCAATATTCGCAGGAGGAGCGCGATAGCGTCTATCGCAAGATCGAGTTCAAGCAATACGGCCCCTCGACGCCGATCAGCATCGAGGCCGTCGAGACCGAGCTGCGCAACTCGATCTCGCGCGGCTATTGCCAGAGCTTTGCGGACTACAGCCGCGACCTTGCCGGCGCGGCAATCCCGCTGCCGATCGGCGATCGCAGGCTTTCAGTCGTCGTCGCGGGGCCGGAGTTTCGGATTGGGCCGAAGGTGCCGGAGGTGGCCTCACTGATCGCGCGGACGGTCGACCGGCTGCGGCCGAAGACCACTGCGGCCTAG
- a CDS encoding CoA ester lyase yields MRSMLFVPGDSPRKFEKASEGKADALIIDLEDSVVTEKKPEARTLTLAMLKGRPGPHQLYVRVNALDTGITLTDLAAVMPGRPDGIVLPKSQGSDDVRQVATWLEALEAASGIGVGATRIVCVATETASSVFGLGSYKGCSPRLAGLMWGAEDLSASLGATEKASGGVFHSPYRLARDLCLMAAAAAEVAPIDTVYTDIDNLAGLEQETRAARRDGFSAKALIHPKHVDVVNAAFEPTDAERAWAEKVIAAFASNPNSGTLRLDGQMIDKPHLRAAKKILGQP; encoded by the coding sequence ATGCGTTCGATGCTGTTCGTGCCGGGCGATTCCCCGCGCAAATTCGAGAAGGCGAGCGAAGGCAAGGCCGACGCGCTGATCATCGATCTCGAGGATTCCGTCGTCACCGAGAAGAAGCCGGAGGCGCGCACCCTCACGCTGGCGATGCTGAAGGGCCGTCCCGGCCCGCATCAGCTCTATGTCCGCGTCAATGCGCTCGACACCGGCATTACGCTCACGGATCTTGCCGCGGTGATGCCGGGCAGGCCCGACGGCATCGTGCTGCCGAAATCGCAGGGCAGCGACGACGTGCGGCAGGTCGCGACCTGGCTCGAAGCCCTGGAAGCGGCATCCGGCATCGGTGTCGGTGCAACCCGTATCGTTTGCGTCGCCACGGAGACAGCAAGTTCCGTCTTCGGCCTCGGCAGCTACAAGGGCTGCTCCCCTCGCCTCGCCGGCTTGATGTGGGGCGCGGAGGATCTCTCGGCTTCGCTGGGCGCCACTGAGAAAGCGAGCGGTGGCGTGTTCCACAGCCCCTATCGTCTCGCACGCGACCTCTGCCTGATGGCGGCGGCCGCGGCCGAGGTCGCGCCGATCGACACCGTCTACACCGACATCGACAATCTGGCGGGCCTCGAGCAGGAGACGCGCGCGGCGCGCCGCGACGGCTTTTCGGCGAAGGCGCTGATCCATCCCAAACACGTCGATGTCGTCAACGCGGCGTTCGAGCCGACGGACGCCGAGCGCGCCTGGGCGGAGAAGGTGATCGCGGCGTTCGCGAGCAATCCGAACTCCGGCACGCTGCGGCTCGACGGCCAGATGATCGACAAACCGCATCTTCGCGCCGCGAAGAAGATCCTCGGCCAACCCTAG
- a CDS encoding MaoC family dehydratase, with protein sequence MAGLYFEDFSVGQEFRHPLTRTVTEMDNTMFSLLTLNPQPLHIDAHFAEKTEFGQRIFNSLYTLGIMIGMTVYDTTLGTTVANLGMTDVTFPKPVFHGDTLRATTKVLSVRESKSRPKAGIVEFEHHALNQNDEIVGKCRRMALMHKRPV encoded by the coding sequence ATGGCCGGACTTTATTTCGAAGACTTTTCCGTAGGCCAGGAGTTCAGGCATCCGCTGACCCGGACCGTCACGGAGATGGACAACACCATGTTCAGCCTGCTGACGCTCAACCCGCAGCCGCTGCACATCGACGCGCATTTCGCCGAAAAGACCGAATTCGGCCAGCGCATTTTCAACAGCCTTTACACCCTCGGCATCATGATCGGCATGACGGTCTATGATACGACCTTGGGCACCACCGTCGCCAATCTCGGCATGACCGACGTCACCTTTCCGAAACCGGTCTTCCATGGCGACACGTTGCGGGCGACGACAAAGGTGCTCTCGGTGCGGGAATCCAAATCGCGGCCCAAGGCCGGCATCGTCGAATTCGAGCACCACGCCTTGAACCAGAACGACGAGATCGTCGGCAAATGCCGTCGCATGGCGCTGATGCACAAGAGGCCGGTCTGA
- a CDS encoding CoA transferase produces the protein MGPLAGFTILDLTSVLMGPYGTQVLADMGADVIKVESPEGDIVRQIGPGRVPGMGGMFHNANRGKRSIVLDLKKAEGRNTLLRLAKSTNALVYNVRPQAMARLGLDYETLAAINPALVYVGAFGYGQSGPYAAKPAYDDLIQGAATIPTLLAAAGDGTPRYVPVTIADRIVGLMMVNAIMGGLMHQQRTGIGQRIDVPMFESMAEFVLVDHLGGLTYDPPLDHGGYARLLSRYRRPYKTSDGYLCVLIYNDKHWRSFFEAIGEPHFLDQPRFANHAARTKHIDEIYEEIGHVFLTRTTAEWRELLERADIPVMPMHTLETVLDDPHLKAIDFFRTVDHPVEGRIRQMRVPSTWSVTQPEPAGPAPTLGQHGRDILREAGFSAEEIEQLAEQKAVHLAAPP, from the coding sequence ATGGGACCGCTCGCCGGCTTCACCATTCTCGATCTGACCTCGGTGCTGATGGGCCCTTACGGCACCCAGGTGCTGGCGGACATGGGGGCCGACGTCATCAAGGTCGAAAGCCCCGAGGGTGACATCGTTCGCCAGATCGGTCCTGGTCGCGTGCCCGGCATGGGCGGGATGTTCCACAACGCCAATCGCGGCAAGCGCAGCATCGTGCTCGACCTCAAGAAGGCGGAAGGCCGGAACACGCTGCTGCGACTGGCCAAGAGCACCAACGCGCTGGTCTACAATGTTCGCCCGCAAGCGATGGCGCGGCTCGGCCTCGACTACGAGACGCTGGCCGCGATCAATCCCGCCCTCGTCTATGTCGGCGCATTCGGCTACGGCCAGTCCGGTCCCTATGCCGCCAAGCCTGCCTATGATGATCTGATCCAGGGCGCCGCCACCATCCCGACGCTGCTAGCTGCCGCCGGCGACGGCACGCCGCGCTACGTGCCCGTCACCATCGCCGACCGCATCGTCGGCCTGATGATGGTGAATGCGATCATGGGCGGGCTGATGCATCAGCAGCGCACGGGCATCGGCCAGCGCATCGACGTGCCGATGTTCGAATCCATGGCGGAGTTCGTGCTGGTCGATCACCTCGGTGGTCTCACCTACGATCCCCCGCTCGATCATGGCGGCTACGCCCGCCTGCTCTCGCGCTATCGCCGGCCCTACAAGACCAGCGACGGCTATCTCTGCGTCCTCATCTACAACGACAAGCACTGGCGCAGCTTCTTCGAGGCGATCGGAGAGCCGCATTTCCTGGATCAGCCGCGCTTTGCCAACCACGCCGCGCGGACAAAACACATCGACGAGATCTACGAGGAGATCGGCCACGTCTTCCTCACGCGTACCACCGCGGAATGGCGCGAACTCTTGGAACGCGCCGACATTCCGGTGATGCCGATGCACACGCTGGAGACTGTTCTGGACGATCCACATCTCAAAGCTATCGACTTCTTCAGGACGGTGGATCACCCCGTTGAGGGACGCATCCGCCAGATGCGCGTGCCCTCCACCTGGAGCGTGACCCAGCCCGAGCCGGCCGGTCCCGCACCGACGCTGGGCCAGCACGGCCGCGACATTTTGCGCGAGGCCGGCTTCTCGGCCGAGGAGATCGAGCAGCTGGCAGAGCAAAAAGCAGTTCATCTGGCCGCGCCGCCCTAA
- the dctP gene encoding TRAP transporter substrate-binding protein DctP: MKTKLVWTAAAFALSLPVSTFQAQALELKVADSFPAGHYLVRLLLKPWMDDVTKRTNGAVTFTYYPNQQIGKAADMLRLTQSGVVDIGYIGPSYVSDKMPLSEVAQLPGAFATSCQGTLAYWKTAREGILAKQEYAPNKIKLLMAVVLPPYQVWTVKSKVETTKDMQGLKLRTTGGAQDLTLRALNAVPVRMAAPDAYESLSRGTMDGLLFPLDSVVSYGLDKLVKHATEGVSFGSFIVAYSINQSVWDKLPDDVKKAMNEASEAITPKACADVDKEGEVTKKHMQDEGVSFDPLPEATRAEIKDRLKDVGKQWASGLDSRGKQASAALKEFDDLLAAGHK; this comes from the coding sequence ATGAAGACGAAACTGGTCTGGACCGCCGCTGCGTTCGCACTCTCGCTGCCGGTCTCGACATTTCAGGCGCAGGCGCTGGAGCTGAAGGTCGCCGACTCTTTCCCCGCCGGTCATTATCTCGTCCGCCTGCTGCTCAAGCCCTGGATGGACGATGTCACCAAGCGCACCAACGGCGCGGTGACCTTCACCTATTATCCGAACCAGCAGATCGGCAAGGCGGCCGACATGCTGCGTCTGACACAGTCGGGCGTGGTGGACATCGGCTACATCGGGCCGTCCTATGTTTCCGACAAGATGCCGCTGTCGGAAGTCGCGCAATTGCCGGGCGCGTTCGCGACCAGCTGCCAGGGCACGCTCGCTTACTGGAAGACCGCGCGCGAAGGCATTTTGGCCAAGCAGGAATATGCCCCGAACAAGATCAAGCTGCTGATGGCCGTGGTGCTGCCGCCCTATCAGGTGTGGACCGTCAAGTCGAAGGTGGAAACCACCAAGGACATGCAGGGCCTGAAGCTGCGCACCACTGGCGGCGCACAGGACCTCACGCTGCGTGCGCTCAACGCCGTGCCGGTGCGCATGGCCGCGCCCGATGCCTACGAGTCGCTGTCGCGCGGCACCATGGACGGCCTGTTGTTCCCGCTCGACAGCGTCGTGTCCTACGGCCTCGACAAGCTGGTCAAGCACGCCACTGAAGGCGTCAGCTTCGGCAGCTTCATCGTCGCCTATTCCATCAACCAGTCGGTCTGGGACAAGCTGCCCGACGACGTGAAGAAGGCGATGAACGAGGCCTCGGAGGCGATCACGCCGAAGGCCTGCGCCGACGTCGACAAGGAAGGCGAAGTCACCAAGAAGCACATGCAGGACGAAGGCGTCAGCTTCGATCCGCTGCCGGAGGCGACGCGCGCCGAGATCAAGGACAGGCTCAAGGATGTCGGCAAGCAGTGGGCGAGCGGGCTCGACAGCCGCGGCAAGCAGGCCTCTGCCGCGTTGAAGGAGTTCGACGACTTGCTCGCCGCCGGCCACAAGTAA
- a CDS encoding TRAP transporter small permease, whose amino-acid sequence MIERAGQVLGALERALTVIAVVFLFVIMLLVVTDVFMRYVLNSPFAFTYDLIGLYLLAGVFFFTLSDGLREHAHVGVDILLSRFSPTGRRLSEIVTALAGLFVFVLICKVGFERALENYEQHDVLSGAIPWPTWISAALVPFGCGVLVLRLALQLVGNVLSLVSGRDLYPLPPVTGVGEARSFE is encoded by the coding sequence GTGATCGAACGGGCAGGGCAAGTGCTCGGTGCGCTGGAGCGCGCGCTGACGGTGATCGCGGTGGTGTTCCTGTTCGTGATCATGCTGCTGGTGGTGACCGACGTGTTCATGCGTTACGTGCTGAACAGTCCGTTCGCCTTTACCTACGATCTGATCGGGCTCTATCTGCTCGCCGGCGTGTTCTTCTTCACGCTCTCGGACGGCCTGCGCGAACATGCGCATGTCGGCGTGGACATCCTGCTGTCGCGGTTCTCGCCGACGGGACGGCGGCTGTCCGAGATCGTCACCGCGCTCGCCGGGCTGTTCGTGTTCGTCCTGATCTGCAAGGTCGGGTTCGAACGCGCGCTGGAGAATTACGAGCAGCACGATGTGCTCTCAGGCGCGATCCCCTGGCCGACCTGGATCTCGGCGGCGCTGGTGCCGTTCGGCTGCGGTGTGCTGGTGCTTCGGCTGGCGCTTCAGCTCGTCGGCAATGTGCTGAGCCTCGTCAGCGGTCGCGACCTCTATCCGCTGCCGCCGGTGACCGGCGTCGGTGAAGCACGTAGCTTCGAGTAA